Proteins found in one Actinokineospora alba genomic segment:
- a CDS encoding WXG100 family type VII secretion target, translating to MPNDIIKVNFAEVANASQALSSSAGKLETLLGELQQRLAPLEAGYEGAAKEAWHAKQQEWNRAQDDLRQVLASIGSAVQQSGDNYEATEKANAAKWG from the coding sequence ATGCCTAACGACATCATCAAGGTCAACTTCGCGGAGGTGGCCAACGCCTCCCAGGCCCTGTCCTCGTCCGCCGGGAAGCTCGAGACCCTGCTCGGCGAGCTCCAGCAGCGCCTCGCGCCGCTCGAGGCGGGCTACGAAGGTGCCGCCAAGGAGGCCTGGCACGCCAAGCAGCAGGAGTGGAACCGCGCGCAGGACGACCTGCGTCAGGTCCTCGCCTCGATCGGTTCGGCCGTGCAGCAGTCCGGTGACAACTACGAGGCCACCGAGAAGGCGAACGCCGCCAAGTGGGGCTAA
- a CDS encoding tetratricopeptide repeat protein, with the protein MTLLDYVMRFPKAIFDYMVARAHKSAEWIALHVHARAAAAAVGMPDHEMLSLNGLAIAHSVSGDHDAAITCLEDMLRIARAEGDTSRLYLALNNLVIAHLRSGNVGESLRYGTELLNSPWVTGDPRNEGSARVTMASAYLLGQNYAKAIEQARAALPLCTEVGLRLAVASARQTIASALAGQGDLASSVAEYELALLAYRELDVPYLEGDTLLELGDVHHRLGQDGSARECWRAALDLFERTGSPRSTEALGRLADGTNPSGAQESPPGPTRVV; encoded by the coding sequence GTGACTTTGCTCGACTATGTGATGCGCTTCCCGAAGGCCATCTTCGATTACATGGTCGCCCGGGCGCACAAGTCGGCCGAATGGATCGCGCTCCATGTGCACGCGCGGGCCGCGGCCGCCGCCGTCGGCATGCCCGATCACGAGATGCTTTCCCTCAATGGTTTGGCGATCGCGCATAGCGTGTCCGGCGACCACGACGCGGCCATCACGTGCCTCGAAGACATGCTGCGTATCGCGCGTGCGGAAGGCGACACATCGCGCCTATACCTGGCGCTGAACAACCTCGTGATAGCGCATCTGCGCTCGGGAAATGTTGGCGAGTCTCTGCGCTACGGCACGGAACTGCTGAATTCGCCATGGGTCACAGGGGATCCCAGGAACGAAGGCAGCGCACGCGTGACCATGGCCAGTGCGTATCTGCTGGGTCAGAACTATGCCAAAGCCATCGAACAAGCGCGGGCGGCGCTCCCGCTGTGCACTGAGGTCGGGTTGCGGTTGGCAGTGGCTTCCGCCCGCCAAACGATCGCCAGTGCCCTCGCCGGGCAGGGCGACCTCGCGTCAAGCGTGGCCGAGTACGAACTGGCCCTCCTCGCATACCGCGAGCTGGACGTCCCCTACCTGGAAGGCGACACCCTGCTCGAACTCGGCGATGTGCACCACCGCCTCGGTCAGGACGGATCCGCGCGCGAGTGCTGGCGGGCGGCGCTGGACTTGTTCGAGCGCACCGGCAGTCCACGATCGACTGAAGCTCTGGGCAGGCTGGCGGATGGAACAAACCCGAGTGGGGCCCAGGAGTCGCCTCCGGGCCCCACTCGGGTGGTGTAG
- the glmM gene encoding phosphoglucosamine mutase: protein MARLFGTDGVRGLANSDLTPELALTIAASAARVLAGHDGSHRPVAVVGRDPRASGEMLQAAVCAGLASAGVDVMQVGVLPTPGVAYLVNELGADLGVMISASHNPMPDNGIKFFTAGGHKLADAIEDEIEAGLNSAAPRPTGAAVGRVYDIADAHDRYVAHLLKSIPNRLDGLRVVVDCANGAAWAAAPQAYREAGAEVIAIHALPDGENINDGCGSTHLDQLREAVLAEGADLGIAHDGDADRCLAVDSAGNVIDGDHIMAVLALALKDAGELVEDTLVVTVMSNLGLHLAMRDAGIALRTTAVGDRYVLEELRNGGYSLGGEQSGHVLLPGYATTGDGLLTAMRLMARVTATGKSLADLAGVMTQLPQVLINVKVADKATVAASSQVSAAVAAVEAELGDTGRVLLRPSGTEQLVRVMVEAPTHEAAQSAAERLSKVVADVG, encoded by the coding sequence ATGGCACGGCTGTTCGGTACCGATGGGGTGCGTGGACTCGCGAACTCCGACCTGACCCCGGAGCTGGCGCTCACCATCGCCGCGTCCGCCGCCCGGGTCCTCGCGGGACACGACGGCTCCCACCGACCGGTGGCCGTCGTCGGCCGCGACCCGCGCGCCAGCGGTGAGATGCTGCAGGCCGCCGTGTGCGCGGGCCTCGCCTCCGCGGGCGTCGACGTCATGCAGGTCGGCGTGCTGCCCACGCCCGGCGTGGCGTACCTGGTCAACGAACTGGGCGCCGACCTGGGCGTGATGATCTCCGCCTCGCACAACCCCATGCCGGACAACGGCATCAAGTTCTTCACCGCGGGCGGGCACAAGCTCGCCGACGCCATCGAGGACGAGATCGAAGCGGGCCTCAACAGCGCCGCTCCCCGTCCGACCGGCGCGGCCGTCGGCCGCGTCTACGACATCGCCGACGCGCACGACCGCTACGTCGCCCACCTGCTCAAGTCCATCCCGAACCGCCTCGACGGCCTGCGCGTGGTCGTCGACTGCGCGAACGGCGCGGCCTGGGCCGCGGCCCCGCAGGCCTACCGCGAGGCGGGTGCCGAGGTCATCGCCATCCACGCCCTGCCCGACGGCGAGAACATCAACGACGGCTGCGGCTCCACCCACCTCGACCAGCTCCGCGAGGCCGTTCTCGCCGAGGGCGCCGACCTGGGCATCGCCCACGACGGCGACGCCGACCGCTGCCTCGCCGTGGACAGCGCGGGCAACGTCATCGACGGCGACCACATCATGGCCGTCCTCGCCCTGGCCTTGAAGGACGCGGGCGAACTGGTCGAGGACACCCTCGTGGTCACGGTCATGAGCAACCTCGGCCTCCACCTGGCGATGCGCGACGCGGGCATCGCCCTGCGCACCACGGCCGTCGGCGACCGCTACGTCCTGGAGGAACTCCGCAACGGCGGCTACTCCCTCGGCGGCGAGCAGTCCGGCCACGTCCTGCTCCCCGGCTACGCCACCACCGGCGACGGCCTCCTGACCGCCATGCGCCTCATGGCCAGGGTCACCGCCACTGGAAAGTCTTTGGCCGACCTGGCGGGCGTGATGACCCAGCTGCCCCAGGTCCTGATCAACGTCAAGGTCGCCGACAAGGCAACGGTCGCCGCGTCTTCGCAGGTCAGTGCGGCCGTGGCCGCGGTGGAAGCCGAACTCGGCGACACCGGCCGAGTCCTCCTGCGCCCGTCGGGCACCGAGCAACTCGTTCGGGTGATGGTCGAAGCCCCCACCCACGAGGCCGCCCAGTCCGCGGCCGAGCGCCTGTCCAAGGTCGTCGCCGACGTAGGGTGA
- a CDS encoding type VII secretion-associated protein: MALRVAVDFGTSSTCVAVSVHGREPQVVVVDGQPLLSSSVYAASDGTLFVGQEADRQAALDPSRYEPHPKRRIDEKELLLGDTVLPVGSVFRSVLGRAVNEARRVAGGVQVAQLVLTHPADWGGVRTQVLRQAAAGLAERIALVPEPVAAAVFHSASYPAPTGPHGRTLAVLDLGGGTVDVSVVRTTRAARPGLPPAYTVLATRGDPHFGGADIDELLLGHVGDMVSTDDPDSWRALVEGRDLADRRRRRVLRQDIRGAKETLSRHPYTDVPLPSPFPDAHVTRTDLERLIGVPVGRAVDLTLATIREAGLAPQQLSGIFLVGGSSRIPLVARLVAERTGMVPVTLDQPETVVARGALRAVAVEPDNTGAMAANPGRTVPAGGVLAAEPTMPVAHRPPLPPRPMGPPSGPLPLPRPTPPPPKPRRTALLIGAAVVVIAAVAVTMVVLLGRETPPAETGPVIAQYEYRFTRPDGWTQTGGNPGLLRTEIKPVGAERGDDLVLVEEKRLVFDSDTDRARAVDKLRSDFESGGDEFSDFTEKVTFGGREVVNYRERLDRKDATVDWYVLFKGKSQVSVGCQYTESGRDKVRQACESVVRTMAIEG, translated from the coding sequence GTGGCACTGCGCGTCGCGGTCGACTTTGGGACGTCGAGCACGTGTGTCGCGGTGTCCGTGCACGGTCGGGAGCCTCAGGTCGTCGTGGTCGACGGGCAGCCGCTGCTGTCGTCGTCGGTCTACGCCGCGTCGGACGGAACTCTCTTCGTCGGTCAGGAAGCCGACCGCCAGGCCGCGCTAGACCCCTCGCGCTACGAGCCGCATCCGAAGCGGCGGATCGACGAGAAGGAACTGCTGCTCGGCGACACCGTGCTGCCCGTCGGCTCCGTGTTCCGGTCCGTGCTCGGCCGCGCGGTCAACGAGGCCCGCCGGGTCGCGGGCGGCGTGCAGGTCGCGCAGTTGGTCCTGACCCACCCCGCCGACTGGGGCGGCGTCCGCACCCAGGTTCTCCGGCAGGCCGCCGCCGGTCTGGCCGAGCGGATCGCGCTGGTGCCCGAACCGGTCGCGGCCGCGGTCTTCCACTCGGCGAGCTACCCGGCGCCGACCGGTCCCCATGGCCGCACCCTCGCCGTCCTCGACCTCGGCGGCGGCACGGTCGACGTCAGTGTCGTGCGCACCACCCGGGCCGCCCGCCCTGGGCTGCCGCCCGCGTACACGGTCCTCGCGACCAGGGGCGACCCGCACTTCGGCGGCGCCGACATCGACGAACTGCTCCTCGGCCACGTCGGCGACATGGTCTCCACCGACGACCCGGATTCCTGGCGTGCGCTCGTGGAAGGCCGCGACCTGGCCGACCGCAGGCGCAGGCGCGTGCTGCGCCAGGACATCCGCGGCGCGAAGGAAACCCTGTCCCGCCACCCGTACACCGACGTGCCGCTGCCCTCACCGTTCCCCGACGCGCACGTCACCAGGACCGACCTCGAACGGCTGATCGGCGTCCCGGTCGGCCGGGCGGTCGACCTGACGCTGGCCACCATCCGCGAGGCGGGCCTGGCGCCGCAGCAGCTCTCGGGCATCTTCCTCGTCGGCGGTTCCAGCCGGATCCCACTGGTCGCACGCCTCGTCGCCGAGCGGACCGGCATGGTCCCGGTGACGCTCGACCAGCCCGAGACCGTGGTCGCCCGCGGCGCGCTGCGGGCGGTGGCCGTCGAACCGGACAACACCGGCGCCATGGCCGCGAATCCGGGCCGAACCGTGCCCGCGGGCGGTGTCCTCGCCGCTGAGCCGACCATGCCGGTCGCGCACCGGCCGCCGCTCCCGCCCCGGCCGATGGGACCGCCGTCCGGACCGCTGCCGCTGCCGCGCCCCACGCCGCCGCCGCCGAAGCCGCGACGCACCGCACTGCTCATCGGCGCCGCGGTCGTCGTGATCGCCGCCGTCGCCGTGACCATGGTGGTGCTGCTCGGCCGTGAGACCCCACCCGCGGAGACGGGGCCGGTCATCGCGCAGTACGAGTACCGCTTCACCCGGCCCGACGGCTGGACCCAGACCGGCGGCAACCCCGGCCTGCTGCGCACCGAGATCAAGCCGGTCGGCGCCGAGCGGGGCGACGACCTCGTGCTCGTCGAGGAGAAGCGGCTCGTCTTCGACAGCGACACCGATCGCGCGCGAGCCGTCGACAAGCTGCGCAGCGACTTCGAGTCCGGCGGCGACGAGTTCTCGGACTTCACCGAGAAAGTGACTTTCGGCGGCCGCGAGGTCGTCAACTACCGCGAGCGGCTCGATCGCAAGGACGCGACTGTCGACTGGTACGTACTGTTCAAGGGCAAGTCGCAAGTCAGCGTCGGCTGCCAGTACACCGAGAGCGGCCGCGACAAGGTGCGCCAGGCCTGCGAATCGGTGGTCCGCACGATGGCCATCGAGGGATGA
- the rpsI gene encoding 30S ribosomal protein S9, with protein MSEDAVTPETDEAVAAVETDEAPAAVETEAAETEAVEADAPAADEEAPVADEAPVAEDATEEAADAPAIPHLTSETAQTVGRRKQAIVRVRFTPGTGKFLLNGKSLEEYFPNKVHQQLIREPLVLVEKPESFDIRANLHGGGITGQAGALRLAIARALIELDSEDRPPLKKAGFLTRDPRAKERKKYGLKKARKAPQYSKR; from the coding sequence GTGAGTGAGGACGCCGTGACCCCCGAGACCGACGAGGCCGTCGCCGCCGTCGAGACCGACGAAGCCCCCGCGGCCGTCGAGACCGAGGCAGCGGAGACCGAGGCCGTCGAGGCCGACGCCCCCGCCGCTGACGAGGAAGCCCCCGTCGCGGACGAGGCTCCTGTCGCCGAAGACGCCACCGAAGAGGCCGCGGACGCTCCGGCGATCCCGCACCTGACCTCGGAGACCGCGCAGACGGTCGGCCGCCGCAAGCAGGCCATCGTCCGCGTCCGGTTCACCCCGGGCACCGGCAAGTTCCTCCTCAACGGCAAGTCCCTTGAGGAGTACTTCCCGAACAAGGTCCACCAGCAGCTCATCCGTGAGCCCCTGGTGCTGGTCGAGAAGCCCGAGTCCTTCGACATCCGCGCGAACCTGCACGGCGGCGGCATCACCGGCCAGGCCGGTGCGCTTCGCCTGGCGATCGCCCGCGCGCTGATCGAGCTGGACAGCGAGGACCGCCCGCCCCTGAAGAAGGCCGGCTTCCTGACCCGTGACCCGCGGGCCAAGGAGCGTAAGAAGTACGGTCTGAAGAAGGCCCGCAAGGCGCCTCAGTACAGCAAGCGCTGA
- a CDS encoding AfsR/SARP family transcriptional regulator, whose product MVTTFRLLGEIEATVNGEPADLGHARQRSVLAALLVEPNRPVSTGALTDRVWGDRVPSSAQSSVHSYVSRLRKALAGADDVSLSRQSGGYVVRVDPEKVDLHEFRALVAAAKDANAESRLERALGLWRGRPFGDLETPWLDRVRDELERERFAAELDHNDIRLRGDGHGSLLARLSTLSAAHPTDERVAGQLMLALWKSGRQADALTHFDRLRRRLSEELGIDPGKPLRDLHQRILLADSKPDPPARQAPAQLPADAAHFTGRAADLDELARAVRDHDSSRVTICAIEGTPGVGKTALAVRFAHRGADAFPDGQLFLNLRGYGLGSLISPDAALATLLHGVGVAGAHIPAGLDARAALWRTQTAGRKLLILLDNAADSTQVRPLLPGPGSVVIVTSRARLRGLVVREGAHQLRLDRMPTDDALEMLRSIVGPGRVAEARTEARKILDVCARLPLAIRILGERAGFDPELGLTGLLDELGDETGRLAAFDLEDDEDSDLRSVFLHSYKALGERPARLFRLLGAQHVADFTAASAAAVGGITEVGAAAQLDELVARHLVEQPNPGRYQFHDLMRDFARTLARETDAPDAIQVSTRRLLGYYLSGLTNAGTRMNSNKPPLTLPYPTDVLDTPFSGLE is encoded by the coding sequence ATGGTGACGACCTTCCGGTTGCTCGGTGAGATCGAGGCCACCGTGAACGGTGAACCCGCCGACCTCGGCCATGCCCGCCAGCGGTCGGTACTCGCGGCACTGCTCGTCGAACCGAACCGGCCGGTCTCGACCGGTGCGCTGACGGACCGGGTATGGGGCGACCGGGTTCCCTCCAGCGCCCAGAGCAGCGTGCACAGCTATGTGTCCCGGCTGCGCAAAGCCCTCGCCGGTGCCGATGACGTCTCCCTTTCCAGGCAGTCCGGCGGCTACGTGGTGCGGGTCGACCCAGAGAAGGTCGATCTCCACGAGTTCCGGGCACTGGTCGCGGCGGCGAAGGACGCGAACGCGGAGTCCCGGCTCGAGCGCGCGCTCGGGCTGTGGCGTGGGCGCCCGTTCGGCGACCTCGAGACGCCGTGGCTCGACCGGGTCCGCGACGAACTGGAGCGCGAACGGTTCGCCGCCGAGCTGGACCACAACGACATCCGACTGCGCGGCGACGGCCACGGGTCCCTCCTGGCCAGGCTGTCCACCCTTTCCGCGGCGCATCCGACGGACGAGCGCGTCGCGGGGCAGCTCATGCTCGCCCTCTGGAAATCGGGCAGACAGGCCGACGCGCTGACCCATTTCGACCGACTCCGCCGTCGGCTATCCGAAGAGTTGGGCATCGACCCGGGCAAGCCCCTGCGCGACCTCCACCAGCGGATCCTGCTCGCCGATTCGAAACCGGATCCGCCCGCTCGGCAGGCGCCCGCCCAACTGCCCGCGGACGCCGCCCACTTCACCGGCCGCGCGGCCGACCTGGACGAGTTGGCGCGCGCGGTCCGCGACCACGACAGCAGCCGGGTCACCATCTGCGCGATCGAGGGAACGCCGGGTGTCGGCAAGACCGCGCTCGCGGTGCGCTTCGCCCATCGCGGCGCCGACGCCTTCCCGGACGGCCAGCTGTTCCTCAACCTGCGCGGCTACGGGCTGGGCTCGCTGATCTCACCGGATGCCGCACTGGCGACCTTGTTGCACGGAGTCGGAGTCGCGGGCGCCCACATCCCGGCGGGGCTCGACGCCCGCGCCGCGCTGTGGCGGACGCAGACCGCAGGCCGAAAGCTGCTGATCCTGCTGGACAACGCGGCCGACTCGACACAGGTCCGGCCACTGCTGCCGGGACCGGGCAGCGTCGTCATCGTCACCAGCCGGGCCCGGCTGCGCGGGCTCGTGGTCCGTGAGGGCGCCCACCAGCTGCGGCTCGACCGGATGCCGACCGACGACGCCTTGGAGATGCTGCGCAGCATCGTCGGGCCCGGCCGGGTCGCCGAGGCGCGGACCGAGGCCAGGAAAATTCTGGACGTCTGCGCGCGGCTGCCGCTCGCGATTCGCATCCTGGGCGAGCGCGCCGGCTTCGACCCAGAACTCGGCTTGACCGGCCTGCTCGACGAACTCGGCGACGAGACGGGCAGGCTGGCCGCGTTCGACTTGGAGGACGACGAGGACAGCGACCTGCGCTCGGTGTTCCTGCATTCCTACAAGGCATTGGGTGAGCGGCCCGCCCGACTGTTCCGGCTGCTGGGCGCGCAGCACGTCGCCGACTTCACCGCGGCCTCAGCGGCGGCGGTCGGCGGGATCACCGAGGTGGGCGCGGCGGCTCAGCTGGACGAGTTGGTTGCCAGGCACCTGGTGGAACAACCCAATCCCGGCAGATACCAATTCCACGACCTCATGCGGGATTTCGCGCGCACGCTGGCCCGGGAAACCGATGCACCGGACGCAATCCAGGTATCCACGCGGCGCCTGCTCGGGTATTACCTGTCCGGGCTGACCAATGCCGGGACGCGGATGAACTCGAATAAGCCCCCTTTGACGCTCCCGTATCCAACAGACGTCCTGGACACGCCATTCAGCGGTCTAGAATAA
- a CDS encoding WXG100 family type VII secretion target has product MKFANSTAHDVFVSKHVGVGTDGEAWDVIGEPLNHGVEQTLPAYDAKLELNLRPKPGEKRTEINEVRWGKIKKDAAKIDALGAAMENISTTIKQGKDQLAHDWKGESFEAFKVAVERVEKTLNDYATAAKTTASGLTTAMTRIESLYKQYETTSQKQLTFGPEYGKPEDWHKVTQGDIDGHLVDVCPCDMGCNKDEDEEARIVRDKVLSPGAYKFYENVYCGFGGNDCINHANLAVRISKEVKQNIEAKINEWYRGTDSLRHGVDGLYSASLENLRIMAEMAVFGRMQVPGAPKPGDKGGNGNNGNGNQGNGNQGGGSGTGGGGGGTPGGSGGPPAGYTPPELPKMPEPELPKPEDATTLPGAADPNDPNNPLGPNGKPGETVTIEEGDRKISVTSPDSEGQVKVTVDDGTGKPKTYTMDFGEAGPSGLPGGPGSPQPGGPAAVGPDGQPIPGGQQAFGPDGQPVPGGEGGGELVEPGPDGKCVISDPPMTITAERPGDGDIVLVTVDDGSGNPTSYTLDYSEANASGETPASGVTGQPGAGGQPGVGGQPGVGGQPDGGVGVAGGATGGADAMAGGAQSGGAQGGGSGTSGETAGASSGSAEYGRHSQPASEAFATDTSAAAPVVETQMTTAQSVDGGVGSGSLGSAGNFLDAQPSSEFGPADVQAAGAGEAGLSSASGESHGKADGQSGGAMGSGMGGGMMGGGGGGGGQGGDSERAGSQWRTTGNLFDDDFAATDTRAGASLLGDGS; this is encoded by the coding sequence ATGAAATTCGCGAATTCGACCGCGCACGACGTGTTTGTCAGCAAGCATGTGGGGGTCGGAACCGACGGCGAAGCCTGGGATGTCATCGGTGAGCCGCTGAACCACGGCGTCGAGCAGACACTGCCTGCCTATGACGCCAAACTCGAACTGAACCTGCGGCCGAAGCCCGGCGAGAAGCGCACCGAGATCAACGAAGTCCGCTGGGGCAAGATCAAGAAAGACGCGGCCAAGATCGACGCCCTCGGCGCGGCCATGGAGAACATCTCCACAACTATCAAGCAGGGCAAGGACCAGCTCGCGCACGACTGGAAGGGCGAGTCGTTCGAGGCGTTCAAGGTCGCGGTCGAGCGGGTCGAGAAGACCCTCAACGACTACGCGACCGCCGCCAAGACCACGGCGAGTGGCCTCACGACGGCGATGACCCGGATCGAGTCGCTCTACAAGCAGTACGAGACGACAAGCCAGAAACAGCTCACCTTCGGCCCCGAATATGGCAAGCCCGAGGACTGGCACAAGGTCACCCAGGGCGACATCGACGGCCACCTGGTCGACGTGTGCCCCTGTGACATGGGGTGCAACAAGGACGAAGACGAAGAAGCCCGGATCGTCCGCGACAAGGTCTTGAGTCCTGGCGCGTACAAATTCTACGAGAACGTCTACTGCGGGTTCGGTGGCAATGACTGCATCAACCATGCGAATCTCGCCGTGCGCATTTCGAAGGAAGTAAAGCAAAACATCGAGGCCAAGATCAATGAGTGGTACCGCGGTACCGACTCGTTGCGTCATGGAGTCGACGGCCTTTACTCGGCCAGCCTGGAAAACCTGCGGATCATGGCCGAGATGGCCGTCTTCGGCCGCATGCAGGTGCCCGGTGCGCCGAAGCCCGGCGACAAGGGCGGCAACGGCAACAACGGCAATGGCAATCAGGGCAACGGAAACCAGGGCGGCGGCAGCGGAACCGGCGGCGGTGGCGGCGGGACTCCGGGCGGTAGCGGCGGCCCCCCGGCCGGGTACACGCCCCCGGAGCTGCCCAAGATGCCCGAGCCGGAGCTGCCGAAGCCCGAGGACGCGACCACCCTCCCTGGCGCGGCTGACCCTAACGACCCGAACAACCCGCTCGGCCCGAACGGCAAGCCCGGCGAGACTGTCACCATCGAGGAAGGCGACCGCAAGATCTCGGTCACCAGCCCCGACAGTGAGGGCCAGGTCAAGGTCACCGTCGACGACGGCACCGGCAAGCCCAAGACCTACACGATGGACTTCGGCGAGGCCGGTCCGAGCGGACTGCCCGGCGGGCCGGGATCGCCGCAGCCTGGTGGGCCCGCCGCGGTCGGCCCCGACGGTCAGCCGATTCCGGGTGGACAGCAGGCATTCGGCCCTGATGGTCAGCCCGTGCCGGGCGGCGAGGGCGGTGGCGAACTGGTCGAACCGGGTCCGGACGGCAAGTGCGTGATCTCCGATCCGCCGATGACCATCACGGCCGAACGTCCCGGCGACGGTGACATCGTGCTCGTGACGGTCGATGACGGGTCCGGCAACCCGACCTCTTACACGCTGGACTACTCCGAGGCGAACGCGTCCGGTGAGACGCCGGCTTCCGGTGTCACCGGTCAGCCCGGAGCGGGCGGCCAGCCGGGTGTGGGCGGCCAGCCCGGAGTCGGCGGTCAGCCCGACGGCGGTGTCGGCGTTGCCGGTGGCGCGACGGGTGGTGCCGACGCGATGGCGGGTGGCGCCCAGAGCGGTGGCGCTCAGGGCGGTGGGTCCGGGACGAGCGGGGAGACGGCTGGGGCCTCGTCGGGCTCGGCCGAGTACGGGCGGCACAGCCAGCCCGCGTCCGAGGCGTTCGCGACGGACACGAGTGCGGCCGCGCCGGTCGTCGAGACCCAGATGACCACAGCGCAGTCGGTCGACGGCGGCGTGGGATCGGGGTCGCTGGGATCGGCCGGAAACTTCCTGGATGCGCAGCCGTCTTCGGAGTTCGGGCCTGCCGATGTGCAGGCCGCGGGCGCGGGCGAAGCGGGCCTGTCGAGCGCGTCTGGGGAATCCCATGGCAAGGCGGACGGGCAGTCCGGTGGCGCGATGGGATCGGGCATGGGTGGCGGCATGATGGGCGGCGGGGGCGGTGGAGGCGGCCAGGGCGGCGACTCCGAGCGCGCGGGCAGCCAGTGGCGCACCACCGGCAACCTGTTCGACGACGACTTCGCGGCGACTGACACCAGGGCAGGCGCCAGTCTCTTGGGCGACGGAAGCTGA
- the rplM gene encoding 50S ribosomal protein L13: MPTYSPKPGEVDRAWHVIDAEDVVLGRLATHVATLLRGKHKPTFAPHMDTGDFVVIVNAEKVLLTGNKRDQAFAYRHSGYPGGLRKQSFGELIDTRPDRLLEKVVKGMLPKTKLGRAQGKKLKVYAGPDHPHAAQLPKPFEIAKVVK, translated from the coding sequence GTGCCCACGTACAGCCCTAAGCCCGGCGAGGTCGACCGCGCCTGGCACGTGATCGATGCCGAGGACGTGGTGCTCGGCCGTCTCGCGACGCATGTTGCCACGCTCCTGCGAGGCAAGCACAAGCCCACGTTCGCCCCCCACATGGACACTGGCGACTTCGTCGTCATCGTGAACGCCGAGAAGGTCCTCCTGACCGGCAACAAGCGGGACCAGGCGTTCGCCTACCGACACAGCGGTTACCCGGGCGGTCTGCGCAAGCAGTCGTTCGGTGAACTGATCGACACTCGCCCCGACCGGCTGCTGGAAAAGGTCGTCAAGGGCATGCTGCCGAAGACCAAGCTCGGCCGCGCCCAGGGTAAGAAGCTCAAGGTCTACGCAGGCCCTGATCACCCGCACGCCGCCCAGCTGCCCAAGCCGTTCGAGATTGCGAAGGTCGTCAAGTGA
- a CDS encoding WXG100 family type VII secretion target: MAGYGISPEEMAKAAVDVDNVNEESRGVLSSLRSALVPLEDNWNGEAARAFQTLMQRFDADAAKLADALQGISEQLKSSNEAYVRQEEEAAQSMSNIANVLGG; the protein is encoded by the coding sequence ATGGCCGGTTACGGAATTTCGCCCGAAGAGATGGCTAAGGCCGCTGTCGACGTCGACAACGTGAACGAGGAGTCGCGCGGCGTGCTGTCCAGCCTCCGCAGCGCCCTCGTGCCGCTGGAGGACAACTGGAACGGTGAGGCCGCTCGCGCCTTCCAGACGCTGATGCAGCGCTTCGACGCCGACGCCGCGAAGCTGGCCGATGCGCTGCAGGGCATCTCCGAGCAGCTCAAGTCGTCCAACGAGGCCTACGTACGCCAGGAAGAAGAGGCCGCGCAGTCGATGTCGAACATCGCCAATGTGCTCGGCGGCTGA